A window of the Hordeum vulgare subsp. vulgare chromosome 5H, MorexV3_pseudomolecules_assembly, whole genome shotgun sequence genome harbors these coding sequences:
- the LOC123395224 gene encoding transducin beta-like protein 2, producing MAAVQVAYALSVPLLSVLLGGAVALVFLAGYLRRKRADIAHVPPSAVAAAPDLPKQVRPAAQNKKGRPQHHHASAADKEAAKKHHRLDLNTLRGHTDCVTALDFSSDACNLATVCADGVVRVFRIDDASSKSFKILKINLPAGAHPTAIAYSEGSSSVVVAAQALLGSSLYMYADVGAPPTGGNKQQGKLSPPEIKWDHKKIHGKESVLNLAAARATHGTGDGSTIVISCSEATDIKIWHGKSGKELGTVDTNQLKNNMADISPNGRFIAAAAFTADVKVWEIVYSKDSSVKEVNRVMQLKGHKSAVTSLCFTPDSEKIITASKDGTIRVWNINVRYHLDEDPKTLRVLPVPLHDSKGSTCLYEHMGISPDGIVLAVTSGSTLQWLCAETGVVLDTAEKAHEGAISGIAWAPRTIPNGGAPAFVLASCGDDKKVKLWLAPEVSST from the exons ATGGCGGCGGTGCAGGTCGCGTACGCGCTCTCCGTGCCGCTCCTCTCGGTGCTGCTCGGCGGGGCAGTCGCGCTCGTCTTCCTCGCCGGCTACCTGCGCCGCAAGCGCGCCGACATCGCGCACGTGCCCccctccgccgtcgccgccgccccggaCCTGCCCAAGCAGGTCCGCCCCGCCGCCCAGAACAAGAAGGGACGGCCCCAGCACCACCACGCCTCCGCCGCCGACAAG gaggcggccaagaagcacCACCGCCTCGACCTCAACACCCTCAGGGGACACACCGACTGCGTCACTGCGCTTGACTTCTCCAGCGACGCCTGCAACCTAGCCACCG TATGCGCGGATGGGGTTGTGAGAGTATTCAGGATCGATGATGCGTCAAGCAAGAGCTTTAA GATTCTGAAGATAAACTTGCCTGCTGGGGCACATCCCACTGCCATCGCTTACTCAGAAGGGTCATCATCCGTTGTTGTGGCAGCACAGGCGCTGTTAGGCTCGTCGCTCTACATGTATGCGGATGTTGGTGCTCCTCCAACTGGGGGAAACAAACAGCAGGGCAAGCTTTCTCCTCCTGAGATCAAGTGGGATCACAAAAAGATTCATGGCAAGGAATCAGTGCTGAACCTTGCGGCAGCTCGTGCGACTCATGGGACTGGTGATGGGAGCACAATAGTGATTTCTTGCTCTGAAG CAACTGATATCAAAATATGGCATGGAAAGAGTGGCAAAGAGTTGGGAACAGTTGACACTAATCAGTTAAAAAACAATATGGCTGACATATCCCCAAATGGCCGCTTCATTGCTGCTGCAGCTTTCACAGCTGATGTTAAG GTGTGGGAGATTGTTTATTCGAAGGATAGTTCAGTGAAGGAGGTTAACAGGGTTATGCAACTCAAGGGTCACAAG AGTGCTGTTACTAGTTTGTGTTTCACTCCGGATTCTGAGAAGATTATTACTGCATCAAAAGATGGTACCATTCGAGTATGGAATATCAATG TAAGGTATCACCTTGACGAGGATCCCAAAACCTTGAGAGTATTGCCAGTCCCTCTGCATGATTCGAAAGGCTCTACTTGCCTGTATGAACACATGGGCATCTCCCCAGATGGTATAGTTCTGGCTGTGACAAGTGGATCGACGTTGCAATGGCTATGTGCAGAAACTGGTGTGGTTTTGGATACAGCCGAGAAGGCTCATGAAG GTGCTATTTCTGGCATTGCTTGGGCTCCACGGACTATTCCAAATG GTGGTGCTCCTGCTTTTGTGTTAGCAAGTTGTGGGGACGACAAAAAGGTGAAACTGTGGTTAGCTCCTGAGGTCAGTTCGACATAA